ACCATACAAAAGCCCCATGTTGTTATATGATTGTGCAATATAAGGATGTGAATCACCATAGAGTTTTTTGTCAATCGAAATATTTTTTTGAAAGAGGGAATCAGCTTTTGCAATTTTTCCCTGTTTCTGTAGAACTAGGGCTAAGTCATTATATCCTGTAGAAGTTTTTGGATGAACCTCTCCATAATTGTCTCTCCAAATGGATAAAGCTTTTCGAAAGAATTTCTCTGCTTTTTCCGTTTGACCCATTTTGCTTAGTACTCCAGCTCTGTTATTAAATAACTCTGCCAGCTGAGGATCTTCTGAATCCAGAATTTGTTTTTCTAATGTTAGGGCTTCTCTGTACAAAGAGTCTGCTTCTTTATATTTGCCTTTTTGGTCCAATACTAACCCCAGATCGCTTAGGGTAGATGCAGTTTCAATATTATGAATACCAACGGTGCTCTTTTTAATCTTAAGTGCTTTTCGATGAAGCGACTCTGCTTTTGAAAAGTTGCCTAATTGACGCTGCAAAATACCCCATTCTGAAATACCTTCTGCGTATTCAAAACTGGTTGCTCCATAGGTATTCTTTCGGAGGCTTAGACTCTTTTTTATAAGAGGTTTAGCTTTATTAAATCTTCCAAGATTGCTATGCGCTTGTCCAATGATGGATAACAAGCTAGCTTGGATTTCAGGTTGGTTTTCAAGTTGACCGATCCGCTCACTACCTCGCTCAAGAAAAGTGGCTGCAGTTACGGTATCTTTTGGATTGAAAGTCGGATCGCTTGCCCGAAACATATCTGTCAAAAAGCTGCTTACCTGCTGTGCCTTTTGGGCTTCCATTTGTGCCTTGTCCCGTTCCTCAGTAATTTTCCAGGCGTAAAAAGTGCTAAGGGCAATAGTGAATAATAATACGCCGGCAGTTATGGCTATACCGTTTTTATGGCGCCGAACAAACTTGCCAACTTTATATCGAACGGTATCTTTTCGGGCAATAACCGGCAGACTTTGTTCTCGTCTTTTCAGATCCTCAAGGATGTTATCAGCTGACCGGTAACGTTTTTCCGGTTCCTTGCGCAGTGCCTTCATGGTAATAGCTCCAATATCACCGTTTAATATTTTTGTAAGTGTTTTGGGAGTGGTATTCCGTCTGTCCGTCAGTTGTTTTTGTTGCTCTTTAGGTAATTGATCAAATTTTGTAGAAGGGGGAGTGGGAGATTGTTGGCGGATAATGTTTTCAACTTCTGTTAAGCCTTTATCATCCAAATCAAAAGGATGTACGCCACACAGCAACTCATAAAGGAGGATGCCCAGAGAATAGGCATCGGTGGAAGTGGTAACAGATTCACCTTCAATTTGTTCAGGTGCTGCATATCCATATGTAAGCATGCGTGCACCGGTTTGAGTCTGAAGCTGAGTGCTATCGAAGTCTCCGCTTTTCAGCAGTTTGGAGATTCCAAAATCGAGCACTTTTACGTCGCCGTCTTGGGTTATTAGGATGTTAGAAGGCTTAAGATCACGGTGGATAACGGCATTTTTGTGAGCGTGACGGACGCCTCGGCAAACTTTTTTGAATAGATTAAGACGTTGCTCTACAGAAAGATTATTTTTATCACAATACTTGAAGAGCGATATACCGTCCACATACTCCATAACCAGATAGGGCAGTCCATGATTGCTTAGGCCGCCGTCGAGTAATCGTGCAATGTTGGGATGGTCGAGCATGGCCAAGATATTCCGCTCGCGTTCAAAGCGTGCAATGTTAGAGGGGGTGTCCATGCCCTGCCGCATAATCTTAAGTGCTACTTTCCCTTGGTAAGCATCATCAGCCCGATCAGCGAGAAAGACAGAACCCATACCACCGTGACCGATTACCTTTTTAATTTGATATTGGTCTATGGTTTCGCCGACCATGGAAGAGGCAGGCGGCTGCTCTTTATCGTCGGAGAGGTCGGCAGCCAAGTGGGCAGGGAAGGCCTGAGTTCCTTCTAAAAAATCTTGGGTATCTGATTCTTCAATAGATTTGAGAAGTTCGGTGACTTGGTAACGCAACTCTTCATTATCGCCGCACTGTTCATTGATATATGAAATGCGTTCTTTCCCTTCAATCTCCAGAGCCGTATCTACAATATCGTTAACTTTTTTCCATTCCTGCTGATCCATAAATAAGATTTATTGTATTTCAAGGGAGGTTTTACAAAGCCCTCATTTATTCAACTCTTTATATAACCAACCCCGTGCTTTGGCCCAATCTCGTTTTACCGTTCGTTCTGAAACGTCCAGTGCATTGGCGGTAGCATAAACGGTCATTTGCCCAAAAAAGCGCAGGGTAACGACGTCGGCCATACGTTGATCCAGTTCTGCCAATTCTTTAATCTTATCATCGAGTTCAACCAATTCTTCGGCCTCGTGATGGGCTTTTAGCAGTTTGTCAATGTAGGTAACATCCTGCTGACCGCTACCTCGTTTTTCAGCATTTTTCTTTCGAGCATGGTCAACGAGAATTTGCCGCATACAACGAGCGGCAATAGCCATAAAATGATCTTTATCGTTGGCATCAATGAGCGTTTGGTCAACCATTTTTAAATATACTTCGTGAACAAGCTCAGTTTCTGTGAACGTGATGTTGTCACGTTCTTTTTTAAGCTTGGAGTGTGCCAAACGTTTTAGCTCAGAATAGACTATAGGAAATATCTCTTCATAAGCCTCTTCTGAACCTTGTTTCATTTTAATCAGAAGTTGGGTTACATCTGACTTCTCTCTTTCACCCATTTGAAATATTTTGTGTCACTGTTAATAATGCCTGCAACGCAATCTATAAATAAATAGCAGTGACTGAAATACCAAAATTTATTCCGACGGGTGGACTATATGTTCTATATTTCTATTTGACTAACAGACAAGACGGTTTATTTTTAACAAAACGTTAAGCCATAGTGAGAAAAAAAGCAATACTTTATGGGACTATTTGATGCAATAAGCAATACTTTTTCGGGATCTTCGGATGATATTTGGGATACTATTTCTCAACCTTCTGATTTGGAATCGATTGTGGATAAATCTGGAAACCGTCCACAACTTATTTATAAACACAGCAATCGTTGCAGTGTCTGTTTTGTGGCCAAGGGTAATCTGGAGCAATCTTCTAAACAACTGCTTGAGCATGCTGATATGCATTATCTTAATGTCGTAAAAAATAGATCAGCATCAGATAGTGTTGCCTCTAAGCTGAATGTACGTCACGAATCACCACAGGTTATTTTACTGGATGAAGGAGAGGTTGTATGGCACGCATCACATGGCAAAATAGAAGGCTCAAAAATTTTGGAACAGCTTAGCTGATGCTTTTACACAGAGGTACCGACAGAGAGCTCTTGTTGAATAATCTTTGATTTAATCCTCGATTAGCTTAGTCGCTTCTTTGAAATGGCTGGCGTCCCTCAGCGAATAGCTCCGTGTCCTCAGCGGTTCTTCTCAATCCTTGAAAGCTTTTTTAAATTTTTCGTAAAGGGTGGTTCGATGATGCCTTTTTGGGTAATGAATCCCACGATGTATTTATGGAGTGTCGTAGGTTAGATGTAATTCTGGGATTTAATATTATTTTATATCTAGTATCCTTCTGCAGTACCGTCGCCACGCGGATCCGGTGATCCAAACTTGCGCCCATCTTCATCAATGAAAATGGTATGAGCCCTGCCAATGCCGTCAGTGGGAGTAATCGTATGCCCCATTTTTTGTAACTTTTGCCGGGTGTCGGGGCTAATCCCAAACTCTTCATAAAAAAGTTTGTCCGGTTTCCACTGGTGATGAAACCGAGGAGCTGAATTTGCCTGTTGTGGATCCATTCCAAACACGGCCATATTCAAAAAGTTATGCAGTGTTGCTGTAATAATCATTGGTCCGCCTGCTGCGCCTAGCACCATGCGCACTTTCCCATTTTTGGTAACAATAGTAGGAGACATGCTACTCAGCATTCTTTTCTCAGGTTTTACAGCATTAGCTTTGCCTTGGATAAGCCCAAACATATTGGGTTCACCCGGTTCGGCTGTAAAGTCATCCATTTCATTATTCAGGAAAAAACCTGCACCATTGACGGCTACCTTGCTGCCGTAGTTGCCATTTAGAGTGGTGGTCACCGAAACGGCATTACCATTCTTATCCACAATCGAAAAGTGGGTAGTTTCCGTGGATTCCTTAAAGGATGGAATATCCCCGTGGCCAATTTCATTACTGGAAGTGGCACTGGTGGGTTGGAAATTTTGCATTCGCTTTTTGTTATAGTTTTTGCTCATCAGCTTTTTCTGTGGAATGTCTATAAAGTCAGGGTCCCCCAAAAAGTAAGCGCGATCGGCAAAAGCACGGCGCATGGTTTCGGTTACTAAGTGTACATAA
The sequence above is a segment of the Fodinibius salinus genome. Coding sequences within it:
- a CDS encoding tetratricopeptide repeat protein, giving the protein MDQQEWKKVNDIVDTALEIEGKERISYINEQCGDNEELRYQVTELLKSIEESDTQDFLEGTQAFPAHLAADLSDDKEQPPASSMVGETIDQYQIKKVIGHGGMGSVFLADRADDAYQGKVALKIMRQGMDTPSNIARFERERNILAMLDHPNIARLLDGGLSNHGLPYLVMEYVDGISLFKYCDKNNLSVEQRLNLFKKVCRGVRHAHKNAVIHRDLKPSNILITQDGDVKVLDFGISKLLKSGDFDSTQLQTQTGARMLTYGYAAPEQIEGESVTTSTDAYSLGILLYELLCGVHPFDLDDKGLTEVENIIRQQSPTPPSTKFDQLPKEQQKQLTDRRNTTPKTLTKILNGDIGAITMKALRKEPEKRYRSADNILEDLKRREQSLPVIARKDTVRYKVGKFVRRHKNGIAITAGVLLFTIALSTFYAWKITEERDKAQMEAQKAQQVSSFLTDMFRASDPTFNPKDTVTAATFLERGSERIGQLENQPEIQASLLSIIGQAHSNLGRFNKAKPLIKKSLSLRKNTYGATSFEYAEGISEWGILQRQLGNFSKAESLHRKALKIKKSTVGIHNIETASTLSDLGLVLDQKGKYKEADSLYREALTLEKQILDSEDPQLAELFNNRAGVLSKMGQTEKAEKFFRKALSIWRDNYGEVHPKTSTGYNDLALVLQKQGKIAKADSLFQKNISIDKKLYGDSHPYIAQSYNNMGLLYGQNGQLEKAKPYLENALALRRKILEKNHPRLAESLNNLARLYIEMGNNEEARSLAEEALKIDKENFGEKHPYVAGDLSNLALIEKKTGSYILAEQYLRESLSIFEKALPAGHPKKSGVMLELGAVLTLNNQAIEAIPLVRKSLEIRKETYKEGSWRIAYAQIILGNAFTQTKDYAKSEKFLKQGYQTLKKERGTTSQETKKAREYLFQLYEAWDKPEMAKKYKK
- a CDS encoding ECF-type sigma factor, with translation MGEREKSDVTQLLIKMKQGSEEAYEEIFPIVYSELKRLAHSKLKKERDNITFTETELVHEVYLKMVDQTLIDANDKDHFMAIAARCMRQILVDHARKKNAEKRGSGQQDVTYIDKLLKAHHEAEELVELDDKIKELAELDQRMADVVTLRFFGQMTVYATANALDVSERTVKRDWAKARGWLYKELNK
- the ytxJ gene encoding bacillithiol system redox-active protein YtxJ, with protein sequence MGLFDAISNTFSGSSDDIWDTISQPSDLESIVDKSGNRPQLIYKHSNRCSVCFVAKGNLEQSSKQLLEHADMHYLNVVKNRSASDSVASKLNVRHESPQVILLDEGEVVWHASHGKIEGSKILEQLS